The proteins below come from a single Lactobacillus johnsonii genomic window:
- a CDS encoding C45 family autoproteolytic acyltransferase/hydolase: MTLTDTQSKIVAKATKKDVNGWHYLTVQGDPYEIGFQHGYLLTDEFRDAVRVYTHMTLELYGMDYSFFVNQAVKMHKDKIPEEYLEEMQGMADGFTANGFETSVDDVIGWNDWMELTGYWWPQVAANYSNNPPQGPRGSHCSGFVATGSATRDGKPVIAHESFDDFWSGQYFNVCEEVHPTNGHAFKMQTVPGYIDSMTDFYVTDAGLGITETTIAGFVGYDVHGMPEFIRARKATQYANNIDQWVKLVNEGNNGGYANIWLLCNINTGEIARFEQGLKHQELLESTDGFYYGCNACHNPRIRNLECVDNGYNDTRQQTGARRARFEELLPEVSGTIDDGVAKRILADKYDPYLGYQCASSRDICAHYDVDPQYYADDPHGVWNVPFFPGGSCDGKCADATDIENLNMWGIFGRADGEPFDAKDFMKQHPEWNWQKGYLYDRPSQPWTLFD; this comes from the coding sequence ATGACATTGACAGATACGCAAAGTAAAATTGTTGCAAAAGCTACTAAAAAAGATGTTAATGGTTGGCATTATTTAACAGTTCAAGGTGATCCTTATGAAATTGGTTTCCAACATGGTTATCTTTTAACTGATGAATTTAGGGATGCAGTGCGTGTTTACACTCATATGACACTTGAACTATATGGAATGGACTATTCATTCTTTGTCAATCAAGCAGTTAAAATGCACAAAGACAAGATTCCAGAAGAATATTTGGAAGAAATGCAAGGTATGGCTGATGGCTTTACTGCTAATGGATTTGAAACCAGCGTTGACGACGTTATCGGCTGGAATGATTGGATGGAACTAACTGGCTATTGGTGGCCACAAGTAGCTGCTAATTATTCTAACAATCCTCCTCAAGGCCCACGTGGTTCTCACTGTTCCGGATTTGTTGCTACAGGATCTGCCACAAGAGACGGTAAACCAGTTATTGCCCATGAAAGTTTCGATGACTTCTGGAGTGGTCAATACTTTAATGTTTGTGAAGAAGTTCATCCAACTAATGGTCACGCATTTAAGATGCAAACCGTTCCTGGTTACATTGATTCAATGACTGACTTCTACGTTACTGATGCTGGTCTTGGTATTACTGAAACAACAATTGCTGGCTTTGTTGGCTATGATGTACATGGAATGCCTGAATTTATTCGTGCTCGGAAAGCTACTCAATATGCAAACAATATTGATCAATGGGTAAAATTGGTTAATGAAGGCAACAACGGTGGTTATGCTAACATTTGGCTTCTTTGCAACATTAATACTGGTGAAATCGCACGCTTTGAACAAGGATTAAAGCACCAAGAATTGCTAGAATCAACTGATGGTTTCTACTATGGCTGTAATGCTTGTCACAATCCACGGATTCGTAACCTTGAGTGTGTTGACAACGGCTATAATGATACTCGTCAACAAACTGGTGCCCGTAGAGCACGCTTTGAAGAATTATTACCAGAGGTATCTGGGACAATTGATGATGGCGTTGCTAAGAGAATCTTAGCAGATAAGTATGATCCATATTTGGGCTATCAATGTGCTTCTTCACGTGATATTTGTGCTCACTATGATGTTGATCCACAATACTATGCTGACGATCCACATGGCGTTTGGAATGTACCTTTCTTCCCAGGTGGTTCATGTGATGGTAAATGTGCTGATGCCACTGATATTGAAAACTTGAATATGTGGGGCATTTTTGGCAGAGCTGATGGTGAACCATTTGACGCCAAAGACTTTATGAAGCAACATCCTGAATGGAACTGGCAAAAAGGTTATCTGTATGATAGACCAAGTCAACCTTGGACACTGTTTGACTAA
- the glsA gene encoding glutaminase A: MIQLEKLVKKNLPKEKEGKVASYIPALAEVNPKQLGIALYDLEDGEVGEAGQSEVRFAIESISKVITLMLAIKKMGIQEVFKHVGSRQTGFAFNSILNMEIERAKYPLNPFINAGAIATTSMVVSKTGDDAFEEILDFARDICNDPDLYLDQIIYHSERRTGNLDRSLAYYMESKNMMLGDVVTSLDTYFKQCSMMVTARSLANLGAVLANGGVKPWDNKRIIPDEEARCIKSLMMTTGLYNQSGTYSRLIGVPTKSGVGGGLMSAAPHKYGIGIFSPALDKDGNSIAGLDLLRDIVDGLELDIFD; this comes from the coding sequence ATGATTCAATTAGAAAAATTAGTTAAGAAGAATTTGCCTAAAGAAAAAGAAGGAAAAGTTGCTAGCTATATTCCAGCTTTAGCTGAAGTTAATCCTAAGCAACTCGGAATTGCCTTATACGATTTAGAAGATGGTGAAGTAGGTGAAGCAGGCCAAAGTGAAGTACGTTTTGCAATTGAAAGTATTTCTAAGGTAATTACCTTAATGCTTGCTATTAAAAAGATGGGCATACAAGAAGTATTTAAACATGTAGGCTCCCGTCAAACGGGCTTTGCCTTCAATTCAATTCTAAATATGGAAATTGAAAGAGCTAAGTATCCGTTGAATCCTTTTATTAACGCTGGAGCAATTGCTACAACTTCGATGGTAGTAAGTAAGACTGGTGACGATGCATTTGAAGAAATCTTAGATTTTGCTCGTGATATTTGTAATGACCCAGATCTTTACTTAGATCAAATAATTTATCATTCTGAAAGACGAACGGGTAATCTAGATCGGTCGTTAGCATATTATATGGAATCTAAAAACATGATGCTGGGGGATGTAGTGACTAGTCTTGATACTTACTTTAAGCAGTGTTCAATGATGGTGACTGCACGTTCTTTAGCAAATTTAGGGGCTGTTTTAGCTAATGGCGGTGTAAAACCATGGGACAACAAACGCATTATCCCTGATGAAGAAGCTCGTTGTATCAAGTCATTAATGATGACAACTGGCCTATATAATCAATCAGGCACCTATTCACGACTAATTGGTGTACCAACGAAGAGTGGTGTTGGTGGTGGTCTTATGTCCGCTGCACCTCACAAATATGGAATTGGGATCTTTAGTCCGGCCTTAGATAAAGATGGGAACAGTATCGCAGGTTTAGATTTGTTGAGAGATATTGTTGATGGATTAGAGCTAGATATATTTGATTAA
- a CDS encoding phosphatase PAP2 family protein, whose protein sequence is MKRYSKAIYWGLPISLILAISIILHLGWINAFDNFFEGLVHIVPNLKGLMLKITFLADTKVDLIWMVLIAVILWFRKQRPLATNLVLTMITGDAVGWVIKHLIQRARPVQHLAVDDGFSFPSGHTLGMGMIVIWIIMVLLPVVLKDRTKRFWIDFLLIVWLVIVMISRVYVYAHYPSDVCGSVAIALTWVGVMQFVFEKIKQVVNK, encoded by the coding sequence ATGAAAAGATATTCAAAAGCGATATATTGGGGCTTACCCATTAGTTTGATTCTCGCCATTTCGATTATTTTACACTTAGGTTGGATTAATGCCTTTGATAATTTCTTTGAAGGATTAGTTCACATTGTTCCTAATTTAAAGGGATTGATGCTAAAGATTACATTTTTAGCAGATACCAAGGTTGACTTGATCTGGATGGTATTAATTGCAGTAATCTTATGGTTTAGAAAACAACGTCCTCTTGCGACTAACTTAGTTTTAACAATGATTACAGGGGATGCAGTTGGTTGGGTAATTAAGCATTTGATTCAAAGAGCTCGTCCTGTACAGCACTTAGCAGTTGATGATGGATTTAGTTTTCCTAGTGGTCATACTTTAGGTATGGGGATGATTGTTATTTGGATCATTATGGTGCTTTTACCAGTGGTATTGAAAGATAGAACTAAACGTTTTTGGATTGATTTTCTATTGATCGTTTGGCTAGTTATTGTAATGATTTCTAGAGTATATGTTTATGCTCACTATCCATCTGATGTTTGCGGTTCAGTTGCTATCGCTTTAACTTGGGTTGGAGTAATGCAATTTGTCTTTGAAAAGATTAAGCAAGTAGTAAATAAATAG